The genomic stretch CCGGCACGGTTTTAAGTTGAGACTCGTCGCTCTGCTTATCAGGCAGGCATACCACAAAGTTTGGTCAGATTCCTGGCACCGATCATGAGAGTGGCCACATAGGATTGTCTGCGGGTCACGACTTCGACCGCAACACGCGCATCTTTGTATTTAATGAGGTAGGTAGAAGGCCAGCCCTGACGACGTTTGCCGTAGGCTTTTTCATGGCTGTCGATAGCTGCATGAGCAACTACAAGATGGGAAAGATTTTTATCACCTTTAATGATGCGCTTCATAATGGACTCCGTCTTAGACACAACTGTCAAAATGAGGAAACATTAATCACTTGATACGCATCGCTTTATGCGATGCTTATTCGAATCACTTCTCTG from Rahnella sikkimica encodes the following:
- a CDS encoding DUF4060 family protein, producing MKRIIKGDKNLSHLVVAHAAIDSHEKAYGKRRQGWPSTYLIKYKDARVAVEVVTRRQSYVATLMIGARNLTKLCGMPA